A window of the candidate division WOR-3 bacterium genome harbors these coding sequences:
- a CDS encoding peptidylprolyl isomerase: MTESTKSIFCFIISILGLISGCFCTCSKQSQTIIARVNGEAITEKEFIAALPKGFTSDSTESNYRRSLIDNLIVKKLFIQEAKALGLEDQVDAQLEYEKKHRLIQALYDDVVTKNLKITEKDIQDMLTQISTEVHLKVIVMPNESIAQIVNEGISKGIPFESLAVKYSQDESAVEGGDIGWLPVYYLEESLRNAVANMKENEISSLIRSADEYKIIKLIEKRISKESLSERKTNARMLVEQEKHRQLVSAYLEKLSQRLEFNPEGLRLFYKHPDSFSEAERETWVAKKDNRKVVYAKNLFHIAREFPRIIDTALKSYAIKRAIEEDVMYEDALNRNLDKLPEIQKEFEQRKKDLLYQKLYAMQITQTLKVTDKEIEDYYNANKEKYLPNKVSDVAPLIKNELLEQKRQERYMNYVQELKAKSKIEIDEKRLMNAGKKR; the protein is encoded by the coding sequence ATGACAGAATCTACAAAGTCTATTTTTTGTTTTATTATTAGCATCTTAGGGCTAATTAGTGGTTGTTTCTGCACTTGCTCGAAACAAAGCCAAACGATAATTGCCCGAGTAAATGGCGAAGCGATTACCGAAAAGGAATTTATTGCTGCTTTACCCAAAGGATTCACATCCGATTCTACGGAAAGCAACTATCGACGGTCTTTAATCGATAACCTGATAGTTAAGAAGTTGTTTATCCAAGAAGCCAAAGCACTCGGACTTGAAGACCAAGTAGATGCCCAATTAGAATACGAGAAGAAACACCGGTTAATTCAAGCCTTATACGATGATGTGGTTACAAAAAATCTTAAAATAACGGAAAAAGATATTCAGGATATGTTAACACAAATCTCTACAGAAGTTCACTTGAAAGTAATTGTGATGCCCAATGAATCAATTGCTCAAATCGTTAATGAAGGTATAAGCAAAGGAATACCTTTTGAATCATTGGCCGTAAAATATTCCCAAGATGAGAGTGCCGTAGAAGGTGGCGATATTGGTTGGCTTCCTGTTTATTATTTGGAAGAGTCTTTACGCAATGCGGTAGCCAATATGAAGGAAAATGAAATTAGTAGTCTGATTCGCAGTGCGGATGAATATAAGATAATTAAACTCATCGAAAAGCGTATAAGTAAAGAATCTTTATCTGAACGCAAAACTAATGCGCGTATGTTGGTAGAACAAGAAAAACATCGCCAATTAGTCAGTGCTTATCTTGAGAAATTGTCTCAACGACTTGAATTTAATCCTGAAGGGCTAAGATTGTTTTATAAACATCCGGATTCTTTCAGTGAAGCGGAACGCGAAACCTGGGTTGCGAAAAAAGATAATCGCAAAGTAGTTTATGCCAAAAATCTCTTCCATATTGCTCGAGAATTTCCACGGATAATTGATACTGCACTTAAATCTTATGCTATCAAAAGAGCAATTGAAGAAGATGTTATGTATGAAGATGCCTTAAATCGTAACTTGGATAAACTACCTGAGATTCAAAAAGAATTTGAACAGCGAAAAAAAGACCTGCTCTATCAAAAACTATATGCTATGCAAATAACCCAAACTCTTAAAGTTACGGATAAAGAGATTGAAGACTATTATAATGCCAATAAAGAAAAATATCTTCCCAATAAAGTCTCAGATGTTGCTCCTCTCATCAAAAATGAACTTTTAGAACAGAAACGACAAGAACGGTATATGAACTATGTCCAAGAATTAAAGGCCAAAAGTAAAATTGAAATTGACGAAAAACGATTAATGAATGCCGGTAAAAAACGATGA